The Apostichopus japonicus isolate 1M-3 chromosome 20, ASM3797524v1, whole genome shotgun sequence genome contains a region encoding:
- the LOC139961808 gene encoding uncharacterized protein, which translates to MISVKTSVQAVDPACGIWLIGKVLEERADAFKIRWANYRVTDWVSKEKTRLPVPKRQCRLESENWKETQPQFYQKGEEVTIKKADGTSGEVVTVEENDPLNCVIYAKSRKLKYEWLMEMNLVESTDRRQPLVMIVNQGEGSTNRSSTVIHRDVVNHQRDQENETPRRCPAQPKRATSSKAPSTTKKTRTLVPKKIATRIAIGPAAPGDDGGPPQAEGMAYGCADAATMAIQSVVSSATAEGNPLPLPDEWSRATPAFGCSAVCDGRFAELTLQILAQSEELAELRKRVDEMERKQGSIQQAPTSSPMPVPATPPPIELSSAVGNALLTLSSSPAPAPTPLQEQDSPIHVLLAKCCQDRRQMAKLLVVQYFTAEERLHGNTSGKRGKTQLDQHRLQKIRQSIFDFAPLPTHQAEEAEWARLKTTIDLFNRHYRQQLREKANKTVHNLI; encoded by the exons ATGATTTCAGTAAAGACGTCAGTGCAAGCAGTGGATCCTGCATGTGGAATCTGGCTCATCGGAAAAGTTTTGGAGGAGAGAGCCGACGCCTTCAAAATTCGCTGGGCGAACTACAGAGTTACAGATTGGGTTTCTAAAGAAAAAACGAGACTGCCCGTGCCAAAGCGGCAATGTCGGCTGGAGAGTGAAAATTGGAAAGAAACCCAACCGCAGTTCTATCAGAAAGGTGAAGAAGTTACAATAAAGAAGGCGGACGGAACTTCTGGGGAGGTTGTAACAGTCGAGGAAAACGACCCTCTTAACTGCGTG ATCTATGCCAAAAGCAGAAAGCTAAAATATGAGTGGCTCATGGAAATGAATCTGGTGGAATCAACGGATCGGAGGCAACCGTTAGTAATGATTGTAAACCAGGGAGAGGGCTCAACCAACCGCAGTAGTACTGTTATACATCGGGATGTCGTCAACCACCAAAGGGACCAAGAAAACGAAACCCCGCGAAGGTGCCCTGCACAACCTAAGAGAGCCACGTCAAGCAAGGCGCCGTCGACGACGAAGAAGACAAGGACGCTGGTGCCCAAAAAG ATTGCAACGAGGATAGCCATTGGGCCAGCAGCCCCAGGGGATGATGGAGGTCCGCCACAAGCAGAAGGGATGGCAtatggatgcgcggatgctgcCACAATGGCGATTCAGTCAGTGGTATCGTCAGCCACAGCAGAGGGCAATCCCCTACCTTTGCCGGATGAGTGGTCGAGGGCTACTCCAGCCTTTGGTTGTTCAGCAGTGTGCGACGGACGATTTGCTGAATTAACCTTGCAGATTTTAGCGCAGTCCGAAGAGCTTGCAGAGTTGAGGAAGAGAGTGGATGAGATGGAGAGGAAGCAAGGGTCAATTCAGCAGGCACCAACATCTTCCCCAATGCCTGTACCTGCCACACCGCCACCAATTGAGCTTTCCAGTGCAGTCGGCAATGCTTTACTTACTCTGTCTTCCTCGCCCGCACCCGCACCCACACCACTGCAAGAGCAAGATAGCCCCATCCATGTTCTCTTGGCTAAATGTTGCCAGGATCGAAGGCAAATGGCAAAACTGTTGGTTGTGCAATATTTTACGGCGGAAGAGCGACTACATGGAAATACATCAGGGAAGCGTGGCAAGACCCAACTAGACCAACACCGCCTACAGAAAATACGACAATCCATCTTCGATTTTGCACCGCTACCGACACACCAGGCAGAGGAAGCTGAGTGGGCACGGTTGAAGACAACCATCGATCTCTTCAACAGGCACTATAGGCAGCAACTGCGAGAGAAGGCTAATAAGACAGTACATAACCTTATCTAG